The Candidatus Pantoea soli genome window below encodes:
- a CDS encoding divergent polysaccharide deacetylase family protein, with amino-acid sequence MFQRRKLTAALCGLLFTLSAQAGKLAIVIDDFGYRPTEENKVLQMPAAISVAVLPNAPHAREMATKAHQGGHEVLIHLPMAPLSKQPLEKDTLTPEMSSDEIARIVREASGKVPYAVGLNNHMGSKMTSSLSGMQKVMQVLSHYNYYFLDSMTIGNSQAVPAAQGTQVRVLKRRVFLDDSQNETAIRQQFSRAVKLAQRDGYAIAIGHPHPTTVRVLQQMLPSLPADITLVRPSQLLNMPLRAGSAAVTSTPVKSPPPGFRAPGLCKVTKPLAPVPQQRAVEVLTESLAQSPLMQTLNHLF; translated from the coding sequence CACTCTGCGGACTGCTGTTTACCCTCTCTGCCCAGGCAGGCAAGCTCGCGATCGTGATTGACGATTTCGGCTATCGCCCGACCGAAGAGAACAAAGTGCTGCAAATGCCTGCGGCCATTTCTGTGGCCGTCCTGCCAAACGCACCCCACGCGCGGGAGATGGCCACCAAAGCGCATCAGGGTGGCCACGAAGTGCTGATCCACCTGCCGATGGCGCCGCTCAGCAAACAGCCGCTGGAAAAAGACACCCTGACGCCTGAAATGAGCAGCGACGAGATCGCCCGCATTGTGCGCGAGGCCAGCGGCAAAGTGCCGTATGCCGTGGGGCTGAATAACCATATGGGCAGTAAAATGACCTCCAGCCTGTCAGGCATGCAGAAAGTGATGCAGGTGTTAAGCCACTACAACTATTACTTTCTGGATAGCATGACGATCGGCAACAGTCAGGCGGTGCCGGCGGCGCAGGGTACCCAGGTCAGGGTATTAAAACGCCGGGTATTTCTGGACGACAGTCAGAATGAAACGGCGATTCGCCAGCAGTTCAGCCGGGCGGTGAAACTGGCGCAGCGCGACGGCTATGCCATTGCCATTGGCCATCCGCATCCCACTACGGTGCGGGTTCTGCAGCAGATGCTGCCGTCACTGCCGGCGGATATTACGCTGGTGCGGCCCAGCCAGTTGCTGAACATGCCACTGCGCGCTGGCAGCGCTGCCGTGACCTCCACGCCAGTGAAGTCGCCACCACCAGGGTTCCGCGCGCCGGGTCTCTGCAAGGTGACGAAGCCGTTAGCGCCGGTGCCGCAGCAGCGGGCGGTTGAGGTGCTGACAGAAAGCCTCGCGCAAAGTCCGCTTATGCAGACGCTTAACCACTTATTCTGA
- a CDS encoding glycosyltransferase, whose protein sequence is MTSSPKKILLLDTGREWGGGTNSMLELLKRIDRQRFDITCCFYENYARGNQETIEAVLQAIAIPVVFLPQRRQPLWAKLSKELVRTLLFFHRAWKKAAVSRIDRRWRVQPNAAAIAALLRQGGYHTLYMNNQPSTNVEGYLAAAATQVALIQHCRIEPVLTASLVRMVNRHADAVIAVSHGVQRRLRESGVDAQRCFTVSNAIDIHQPLPVRSEVRQRFHYAEDTFIFGSIGSLIARKSNHHILQALGLFQRAHPEARWQMIIVGAGPEQAALQQLAQKEGIASRVVFTGFRNNALEYLAAFDAFILASASEGLPRVVLEAMLVHTAVIGSDVVGTSELIDHNETGLLFPYGDVQQLSQQLAVLWQDAALRQRLTRSAAARVREQYSIEHYVSGVEALLEKMTERKQHV, encoded by the coding sequence ATGACATCATCCCCTAAAAAAATTCTGCTGCTGGATACCGGACGCGAATGGGGCGGCGGGACCAACAGTATGCTGGAGTTACTGAAGCGTATTGATCGGCAACGGTTCGATATCACCTGCTGCTTTTATGAGAATTATGCCCGCGGCAATCAGGAAACCATTGAAGCCGTATTGCAGGCTATCGCGATTCCGGTGGTGTTTCTTCCTCAGCGCCGCCAGCCGCTGTGGGCCAAGCTCAGTAAAGAGCTGGTGCGCACGCTGTTATTTTTTCATCGCGCCTGGAAAAAAGCAGCTGTCAGCCGGATTGACCGCCGGTGGCGCGTGCAGCCTAACGCGGCGGCGATCGCGGCGCTGTTACGCCAGGGCGGCTACCATACGCTGTACATGAATAATCAGCCCAGCACAAACGTGGAAGGGTATCTCGCGGCCGCAGCCACGCAGGTGGCATTAATTCAGCATTGCCGTATTGAACCCGTTCTGACGGCATCGCTGGTCAGGATGGTTAACCGGCACGCGGACGCGGTTATTGCTGTTTCCCACGGCGTGCAGCGCCGGCTGAGGGAAAGCGGCGTGGATGCCCAACGCTGCTTTACCGTATCAAACGCCATTGATATCCACCAGCCTCTGCCGGTGCGCAGCGAGGTACGCCAGCGCTTTCACTACGCTGAGGACACCTTCATTTTCGGATCCATTGGCTCGCTGATTGCGCGTAAATCGAATCATCATATCCTGCAGGCGCTGGGATTGTTTCAGCGCGCGCATCCGGAAGCCCGCTGGCAGATGATCATTGTGGGCGCCGGCCCGGAGCAGGCTGCGCTGCAACAGCTGGCGCAGAAAGAGGGGATTGCTTCCCGCGTCGTGTTCACGGGTTTTCGCAACAATGCGCTGGAGTACCTTGCCGCGTTTGACGCTTTTATTCTGGCCTCTGCCAGCGAAGGGTTGCCGCGCGTGGTGCTGGAAGCCATGCTGGTGCATACCGCGGTGATTGGTTCTGACGTGGTCGGCACGTCAGAGTTAATCGATCACAACGAAACCGGCTTACTGTTCCCTTACGGCGATGTTCAGCAGTTAAGCCAGCAGCTTGCTGTGCTGTGGCAGGATGCCGCGCTGCGACAGCGTTTAACCCGCTCGGCGGCGGCCCGCGTCCGCGAGCAGTACAGCATTGAACACTATGTATCGGGCGTCGAAGCCCTTCTGGAAAAAATGACCGAGAGAAAACAGCATGTTTGA
- a CDS encoding glycosyltransferase family 2 protein, which yields MFEFLNKHRRHILSRHNIPATQPDTQGNIAVSSVVIPCTGADYIEEAVLSARFASRCADSIKEIVIVSDQPLSAFPTLPERVRVVTLDVPSREASYRYKQIYRSRLIKLQAPLQATGDGILMIDSDLNLLQTPQIAMREHHLYSSFRQGKMIAKLADAPAEHIPAYYKTTIRPYLQDHVNGAYLAASRRTWQRICPLWLTLFNDTWELMNDNQPPTDQLPLAALIDLLDLRTVNLGEWANWPVSKRIGGQSAVIPAEVVGAHGGFPLSEWQKYLQDPAQPLSFKGQDYTRKVRYLTDAEKQQS from the coding sequence ATGTTTGAATTCTTAAATAAACACCGACGCCATATTCTCTCACGCCATAACATTCCTGCGACGCAGCCGGACACGCAGGGAAACATTGCCGTCAGTTCCGTGGTGATCCCCTGCACCGGCGCGGATTATATTGAAGAAGCTGTCCTGAGCGCCCGCTTTGCCAGTCGCTGTGCGGACAGCATTAAAGAGATTGTGATTGTCAGCGATCAGCCGCTGTCGGCATTCCCGACCCTGCCGGAAAGAGTCCGGGTAGTGACGCTGGATGTGCCATCGCGCGAAGCCTCTTACCGCTATAAGCAAATTTATCGCAGCCGGCTGATCAAACTGCAGGCGCCGTTACAGGCCACGGGGGACGGGATTCTGATGATCGATTCCGACCTCAACCTGCTGCAAACGCCACAGATCGCCATGCGTGAGCATCATCTCTACAGCAGCTTCCGTCAGGGCAAAATGATTGCCAAACTGGCCGATGCGCCGGCGGAACATATACCGGCCTATTACAAAACGACCATCAGACCTTACCTGCAGGATCACGTTAATGGCGCCTACCTCGCGGCATCGCGCCGCACCTGGCAGCGCATCTGCCCGCTCTGGCTGACGCTGTTCAACGATACCTGGGAATTAATGAACGACAACCAGCCGCCGACGGACCAGCTACCGCTGGCCGCCCTGATCGATTTGCTGGATCTGCGTACGGTCAATCTGGGTGAATGGGCAAACTGGCCGGTATCCAAACGCATCGGCGGCCAGTCTGCGGTGATCCCTGCTGAAGTCGTCGGGGCGCACGGCGGCTTTCCGCTGAGCGAATGGCAAAAGTATCTGCAGGACCCTGCACAACCGCTTAGCTTCAAAGGCCAGGATTACACGCGCAAGGTGCGCTACCTGACCGATGCCGAAAAACAGCAATCCTGA
- the tdh gene encoding L-threonine 3-dehydrogenase, with the protein MKALAKLKAEEGIWMVHDAPIPQPGHNDLLIKIRKTAICGTDVHIYNWDDWSRKTIPVPMITGHEYVGEVVGIGQEVKGFAPGDRVSGEGHITCGHCRNCRAGRTHLCRNTVGVGVNRQGCFAEYLVIPAYNAFKIPDNISDELAAIFDPFGNAVHTALSFDVVGEDVLIAGAGPIGIMAAAVCRHVGARHVVITDVNDYRLNLAREMGVTRAVNVAQENLRDVMAELGMTEGFDVGLEMSGAPAAFRTMLETMNHGGRIALLGIPPGEMAIDWNQVIFKGLFIKGIYGREMFETWYKMAALIQSGLDLSPIITHRFAIDDFQQGFDEMRSGRSGKVVLSWD; encoded by the coding sequence ATGAAAGCACTCGCGAAGTTAAAAGCGGAAGAGGGGATCTGGATGGTGCACGATGCACCGATTCCGCAGCCGGGTCACAATGACCTGCTGATTAAAATCCGCAAAACCGCAATCTGCGGTACCGACGTGCATATCTATAACTGGGACGACTGGTCGCGCAAAACCATTCCGGTGCCGATGATTACCGGCCATGAATATGTGGGCGAAGTGGTGGGTATCGGCCAGGAAGTTAAAGGTTTTGCACCGGGTGACCGCGTTTCCGGTGAAGGTCATATCACCTGCGGGCATTGCCGTAACTGCCGCGCCGGACGCACGCATCTGTGTCGCAACACGGTGGGCGTGGGTGTTAACCGGCAGGGCTGTTTCGCGGAGTACCTGGTGATTCCGGCCTACAACGCGTTCAAAATTCCGGACAACATCTCTGATGAGCTGGCCGCCATCTTTGACCCGTTCGGCAATGCGGTACACACCGCGCTGTCATTTGATGTGGTGGGGGAAGATGTACTGATCGCCGGCGCAGGCCCAATCGGCATTATGGCGGCCGCCGTGTGCCGCCACGTTGGTGCGCGTCATGTGGTCATTACCGATGTTAACGACTACCGCCTCAACCTGGCGCGGGAAATGGGCGTAACGCGCGCGGTAAACGTGGCGCAGGAAAATCTGCGTGACGTCATGGCTGAACTGGGCATGACCGAAGGCTTTGACGTCGGGCTGGAGATGTCCGGTGCCCCGGCGGCCTTCCGCACTATGCTGGAAACCATGAACCACGGCGGACGCATCGCGCTGCTGGGAATCCCACCGGGCGAGATGGCGATTGACTGGAACCAGGTTATTTTTAAAGGATTGTTTATCAAGGGTATTTACGGCCGGGAAATGTTTGAAACCTGGTACAAAATGGCCGCCCTGATTCAGTCCGGCCTTGACCTGAGCCCCATTATCACGCACCGCTTCGCGATTGATGACTTCCAGCAGGGCTTTGATGAGATGCGCTCCGGCCGCTCCGGGAAAGTCGTGCTGAGCTGGGATTAA
- a CDS encoding glycine C-acetyltransferase gives MSDQFYAQLRQQLETTRQDGLFKQERAITSAQQAEINVAGSPPVINFCANNYLGLASHPALIQAAKDGMDSHGFGMASVRFICGTQDLHQQLERKLADFLGMEDGILFSSCFDANGGLFETLLSAEDAIISDALNHASIIDGIRLCKAQRYRYANNDMQELRARLQEARDKGARHILIATDGVFSMDGVIANLQGICDLAEEFGALVMVDDSHAVGFVGATGRGTHEYCGVMDRVDILTGTLGKALGGASGGYVAAKKEVVEWLRQRSRPYLFSNSLAPAIVAASLRVLDLLSEGDGLRQRLWDNARFFREKMTAAGFTLAGADHAIIPVMLGDARVAQQFASLLQQEGIYVTGFFYPVVPQGQARIRTQISAAHTQAQLEQAVAAFTRIGQQLGVIAAGAAQ, from the coding sequence ATGTCTGATCAGTTTTATGCCCAACTCCGTCAGCAACTTGAGACAACGCGCCAGGACGGATTGTTCAAACAGGAACGTGCCATTACCTCGGCGCAGCAGGCTGAGATCAACGTCGCCGGCAGCCCGCCGGTCATCAATTTTTGCGCGAATAACTATCTCGGCCTCGCCAGCCATCCGGCGCTGATTCAGGCAGCGAAAGACGGGATGGATTCGCACGGTTTTGGCATGGCCTCGGTACGGTTTATCTGCGGCACGCAGGATCTGCATCAGCAGCTGGAGCGCAAACTGGCGGACTTCCTTGGCATGGAAGACGGCATTCTGTTCTCCTCCTGTTTTGATGCCAATGGCGGTCTGTTTGAAACCCTGCTCAGCGCAGAAGACGCCATCATCTCGGATGCTCTTAATCACGCCTCCATCATTGACGGCATTCGCCTGTGCAAAGCGCAGCGTTACCGCTATGCCAATAACGATATGCAGGAACTGCGCGCCCGGCTGCAGGAGGCCCGCGACAAGGGGGCACGCCATATCCTGATCGCCACTGACGGCGTGTTTTCCATGGATGGCGTCATTGCCAACCTGCAGGGCATCTGCGATCTGGCCGAAGAGTTTGGCGCGCTGGTGATGGTGGATGATTCGCATGCAGTGGGCTTTGTGGGCGCAACGGGACGCGGAACGCACGAATACTGCGGTGTGATGGATCGCGTGGACATTCTGACCGGCACGCTGGGTAAAGCGCTCGGCGGCGCGTCCGGCGGCTATGTTGCCGCGAAAAAAGAGGTGGTTGAATGGCTGCGTCAGCGTTCACGCCCGTATCTGTTTTCCAATTCGCTGGCGCCAGCGATCGTCGCGGCCTCACTGCGCGTGCTCGATTTACTCAGTGAAGGCGACGGCCTGCGTCAGCGCCTGTGGGACAACGCGCGATTCTTCCGCGAAAAAATGACTGCTGCCGGTTTCACCCTGGCCGGTGCCGATCACGCGATTATCCCGGTGATGCTCGGCGATGCCAGAGTGGCGCAGCAGTTTGCCAGCCTGCTGCAGCAGGAAGGCATCTACGTCACCGGCTTTTTCTATCCGGTGGTGCCGCAGGGACAGGCGCGCATTCGTACGCAGATTTCTGCGGCGCATACTCAGGCGCAGCTGGAGCAGGCGGTTGCGGCCTTTACCCGTATTGGTCAACAGCTGGGCGTGATCGCCGCAGGAGCCGCGCAATGA
- the rfaD gene encoding ADP-glyceromanno-heptose 6-epimerase, whose amino-acid sequence MIIVTGGAGMIGSNIVKALNDRGHTDILVVDNLKDGTKFVNLADLDIADYMDKEEFLTYIMSGEDLGPIEAVFHEGACSATTEWDGKYMMDNNYQYSKDLLHFCLEREIPFLYASSAATYGGRNENFIEERQYEQPLNVYGYSKMLFDHYVRQILPEADSPVCGFRYFNVYGPREGHKGSMASVAFHLNTQISSGENPKLFEGSDTFRRDFIHVDDVVAVNLWCWENGVSGIFNCGTGRAESFQEVADAVLKFHQKGQIEYIPFPDKLKGRYQAFTQADLTKLRAAGYDKPFKTVAQGVSEYMAWLNRNV is encoded by the coding sequence ATGATTATCGTAACCGGTGGCGCTGGCATGATTGGCAGCAACATTGTTAAAGCGCTGAACGACCGCGGTCATACCGATATTCTGGTGGTGGATAATCTGAAAGATGGCACCAAATTCGTGAACCTGGCGGATCTGGACATCGCAGACTACATGGATAAAGAGGAGTTCCTCACGTACATCATGTCCGGTGAGGATCTCGGCCCGATTGAAGCCGTCTTCCATGAAGGCGCCTGCTCAGCCACCACCGAGTGGGATGGCAAGTACATGATGGATAACAACTATCAGTACTCCAAAGATCTGCTGCACTTCTGCCTGGAGCGTGAAATTCCGTTCCTGTATGCCTCGTCAGCGGCAACCTATGGCGGACGCAACGAAAACTTCATTGAAGAGCGTCAGTATGAGCAGCCACTGAACGTCTACGGCTACTCGAAAATGCTGTTTGACCACTATGTCCGTCAGATCCTGCCGGAAGCAGATTCGCCGGTGTGTGGCTTCCGTTACTTCAACGTCTATGGCCCGCGTGAAGGACACAAAGGCAGCATGGCAAGCGTTGCCTTCCACCTGAATACGCAGATCAGCAGCGGCGAAAACCCGAAACTGTTTGAAGGCAGTGACACCTTCCGTCGCGACTTTATCCACGTTGATGACGTAGTGGCAGTCAATCTTTGGTGCTGGGAAAACGGTGTGTCCGGAATCTTTAACTGCGGCACGGGCCGCGCCGAATCCTTCCAGGAAGTGGCGGATGCCGTGCTGAAATTCCATCAGAAAGGCCAGATCGAATACATCCCGTTCCCGGATAAGCTGAAAGGGCGTTATCAGGCCTTCACGCAGGCTGACCTGACTAAGCTGCGTGCCGCCGGCTATGACAAGCCGTTCAAAACCGTGGCACAGGGCGTGAGCGAATACATGGCCTGGCTGAACCGCAACGTATAA
- the rfaF gene encoding ADP-heptose--LPS heptosyltransferase RfaF: MKILVIGPSWVGDMMMSQSLYRTLRAEHPDAVIDVMAPAWCRPLLSRMPEVNQALAMPLGHGALALGERRRLGHALRASGYDRAYVLPNSFKSALVPFFAGIKRRTGWRGEMRYGVLNDVRVLDKAAFPLMVERYVALAYDQPVRSAQQLPQPLLWPQLRVDEEEKRMTAAQFALAAGRPIIGFCPGAEFGPAKRWPHYHYAALAEQLIAEGYQVVLFGSAKDRETGDAIVHSLSETAQAHCKNLAGDTQLEQAVILIAHCAAVVSNDSGLMHIAAALNRPLVALYGPSSPDFTPPLSHQARIIRLITGYHKVRKGDAAEGYHQSLIDIQPARVYQELSALLQPVQE; the protein is encoded by the coding sequence ATGAAAATTCTGGTTATTGGCCCTTCCTGGGTCGGCGATATGATGATGTCGCAAAGTCTCTATCGCACCCTCAGGGCCGAACATCCTGACGCGGTGATTGACGTCATGGCACCGGCCTGGTGCCGTCCGTTGCTGTCGCGCATGCCGGAAGTGAATCAGGCGCTGGCCATGCCGCTGGGCCATGGCGCGCTGGCGCTGGGTGAGCGGCGTCGGCTGGGACACGCGCTGCGGGCCAGCGGGTACGATCGCGCTTACGTGCTCCCTAACTCATTTAAATCAGCGCTGGTGCCGTTTTTCGCCGGCATTAAACGCCGCACCGGCTGGCGCGGCGAAATGCGTTACGGCGTGCTCAACGATGTGCGCGTGCTGGATAAAGCGGCGTTTCCGCTGATGGTCGAACGCTACGTGGCGCTGGCTTATGACCAGCCGGTACGCTCGGCGCAGCAGCTGCCGCAGCCGCTGTTATGGCCGCAGCTGCGTGTTGATGAAGAAGAGAAACGCATGACCGCGGCACAGTTCGCGCTGGCCGCCGGACGTCCGATTATCGGCTTCTGCCCGGGCGCAGAGTTCGGCCCGGCCAAACGCTGGCCGCACTACCATTACGCAGCGCTGGCCGAGCAGCTGATCGCCGAAGGCTATCAGGTTGTGCTGTTCGGTTCCGCGAAAGATCGCGAAACCGGCGACGCCATTGTGCACAGCCTGTCCGAAACGGCGCAGGCGCACTGTAAAAATCTGGCCGGCGATACCCAGCTGGAGCAGGCGGTAATCCTGATTGCCCACTGCGCCGCGGTGGTCAGCAATGATTCAGGCCTGATGCACATTGCCGCCGCGCTTAATCGTCCGCTGGTGGCGCTGTATGGCCCGAGCAGCCCTGATTTCACGCCGCCGCTGTCCCATCAGGCACGCATCATCCGCCTGATCACCGGTTACCATAAAGTACGTAAAGGTGATGCGGCAGAAGGCTATCACCAGAGTCTGATCGACATTCAACCCGCCCGCGTTTATCAGGAGCTTAGCGCTCTGCTGCAGCCGGTGCAGGAGTAA
- the rfaC gene encoding lipopolysaccharide heptosyltransferase RfaC, with product MHVLIVKTSSMGDVLHTLPALTDAMQALPGIRFDWVVEENFAQIPGWHPAVDKVLPVAIRRWRKHWFGSQQREERVRFKRELQSRQYDMVIDAQGLIKSAALVTRLAKGEKHGLDSRSAREPFASWWYDKRHEISKQQHAVERTRELFARSLGYEKPAAQGDYAIARHFLASLPADTVPYLVFLHATTRDNKHWPETHWRELIGLMQARGLRIKLPWGAEHEHQRAQRLAQGFDFVDVLPKLTLEQVAQQLAGARAVVSVDTGLSHLAAALDRPNITLFGPTDPGLIGGYGQNQHALRPEQGDSMADIQPERVVALLDDIIP from the coding sequence ATGCACGTTCTTATTGTGAAAACCTCCTCAATGGGCGACGTGCTCCACACCTTACCGGCCCTGACCGACGCCATGCAGGCCCTGCCGGGCATCCGTTTTGACTGGGTGGTGGAAGAGAACTTCGCGCAGATCCCAGGCTGGCATCCGGCCGTCGACAAGGTGTTGCCGGTGGCTATCCGCCGCTGGCGTAAACACTGGTTTGGCAGCCAGCAGCGCGAAGAGCGCGTCCGTTTCAAGCGCGAACTGCAGTCGCGCCAGTATGACATGGTGATTGATGCGCAGGGGCTGATCAAAAGCGCGGCGCTGGTTACGCGACTGGCAAAAGGCGAGAAGCATGGTCTGGATAGCCGCAGCGCCCGCGAACCCTTTGCCAGCTGGTGGTATGACAAACGCCATGAAATCAGCAAGCAGCAGCATGCGGTAGAGCGCACGCGGGAACTGTTTGCCCGCAGCCTCGGTTACGAAAAACCCGCCGCTCAGGGCGATTACGCCATTGCGCGTCATTTTCTCGCGTCCCTGCCTGCGGATACGGTTCCCTACCTGGTGTTTCTGCATGCCACCACGCGTGATAATAAACACTGGCCGGAGACGCACTGGCGTGAACTGATTGGGCTGATGCAGGCACGCGGGCTGCGGATTAAGCTGCCGTGGGGCGCTGAGCACGAACACCAGCGCGCTCAGCGTCTGGCGCAGGGGTTTGACTTTGTGGACGTGCTGCCGAAACTGACGCTGGAGCAGGTGGCACAACAGCTGGCGGGCGCGCGTGCCGTGGTGTCGGTTGATACCGGATTAAGCCACCTGGCCGCGGCGCTGGACCGCCCCAATATCACGCTGTTTGGCCCGACCGATCCCGGCCTGATTGGCGGATACGGACAGAACCAGCACGCGTTACGGCCTGAGCAGGGCGACAGCATGGCGGATATTCAGCCTGAACGCGTCGTGGCCCTGCTGGACGACATTATCCCTTAA
- a CDS encoding polysaccharide deacetylase family protein: protein MEKPAFLITLDTEGDNLWRNRSGHVTTHNVRYLPRFQALCEKYGFKPTWLTNYEMVSDPAYVEFGRDLLMRGQGEIGMHLHAWYSPPEYALTDDEWRYQPYLIEYPKPVLRDKVARMTDLLEQAFQQKMTSHRAGRWAFNEIYAQALIDNGYQVDCSVTPRVSWRNAAGAPQGTGGTDYTHFPDHAYFLDIHDISRAGDSPLLELPMSIQYRYGPFTSQLKKIWNSLRGKQRGPSVNWLRPVGGNLAQMKKVVEQTLGQGNDYVEFMLHSSEFMPDGSPTFKTDADIERLYEDLEGLFSWLQTRTQGMTLTEYAQRQQAMRPRQAATVKG, encoded by the coding sequence ATGGAAAAACCTGCTTTTTTAATTACCCTGGATACAGAAGGGGACAATCTGTGGCGTAACCGCAGCGGCCATGTGACCACGCATAATGTCCGCTATTTGCCGCGTTTTCAGGCACTGTGCGAAAAGTACGGTTTCAAACCGACCTGGCTGACAAATTATGAGATGGTGAGCGATCCCGCCTATGTGGAATTTGGCCGGGATTTACTGATGCGCGGTCAGGGCGAGATTGGCATGCATCTGCACGCCTGGTACAGCCCGCCTGAGTATGCGCTTACCGACGATGAATGGCGCTATCAGCCCTATCTGATCGAGTATCCGAAGCCGGTCCTGCGCGATAAAGTTGCGCGCATGACCGATCTGCTGGAGCAGGCGTTTCAGCAGAAAATGACCAGTCACCGCGCCGGGCGCTGGGCATTTAACGAAATCTATGCGCAGGCGTTGATCGATAACGGCTATCAGGTGGATTGTTCAGTGACGCCGCGCGTCAGCTGGCGCAATGCCGCCGGCGCGCCGCAGGGCACAGGCGGTACGGATTACACCCACTTCCCGGATCATGCCTATTTTCTGGATATTCACGATATCTCCCGAGCCGGCGACAGCCCGCTGCTGGAGTTGCCGATGAGCATCCAGTACCGCTATGGTCCCTTCACCAGCCAGCTGAAAAAAATCTGGAACAGTCTGCGCGGTAAACAGCGTGGTCCGTCGGTGAACTGGCTGCGTCCGGTTGGCGGCAATCTGGCGCAGATGAAAAAGGTGGTTGAACAGACGCTCGGCCAGGGCAATGACTACGTGGAATTTATGCTGCATTCGTCAGAATTTATGCCGGATGGCAGCCCGACGTTCAAAACAGACGCCGATATTGAGCGCCTGTATGAGGATCTGGAAGGGCTGTTTAGCTGGCTGCAGACGCGTACGCAGGGCATGACATTAACCGAATACGCACAACGGCAGCAGGCAATGCGGCCACGTCAGGCCGCGACCGTTAAGGGATAA
- a CDS encoding glycosyltransferase, with protein sequence MVIDGLPGGGAEKVVLTLAEGFISQGHQVSIFSLRKVCDYPIPAGVDYQVILDRCSAPWRKLTETMRRARLLDAAVRQSEARQGRFDLVLSHLHKTDRIVRQTRSLDDHRTWFCLHGVFSASYLARKRGFSLWLKRLKIRHVYQRRQIVGVSQYVIDDMVQQVGVQPLRTKVIPNPFDFTRIHQLAAEPCSLAGSDYLLHVGRFHETKRHDRLLEAYARSGISAPLVLVGQGSEKATQKLRERASKLGIADRVRFEGFHCNPYPWIRHARLLIVSSDSEGFGNVLIEALSCGTPVVSTNCPGGPRTILSGDLARGLAEMNAASLAAKMQEIYARPPELHDLDLSIYSLSVICQQYLQLPQVAEASFLTAQHVSD encoded by the coding sequence ATGGTGATTGATGGCCTGCCGGGTGGCGGCGCTGAGAAAGTGGTCCTGACGCTGGCTGAAGGCTTTATCAGCCAGGGCCATCAGGTCTCGATCTTTTCGCTGCGTAAAGTCTGTGATTACCCGATTCCGGCCGGCGTGGATTATCAGGTCATTCTCGATCGCTGTTCGGCACCGTGGCGCAAGCTGACGGAGACGATGCGCCGTGCGCGTCTGCTGGACGCCGCTGTGCGTCAGAGCGAAGCGCGTCAGGGTCGGTTCGACCTTGTGCTGTCCCATCTGCATAAAACCGATCGGATTGTCCGGCAGACGCGGTCACTGGACGATCACCGCACCTGGTTTTGCCTGCACGGTGTATTTTCTGCCTCTTATCTGGCGCGCAAACGCGGCTTTTCGCTCTGGCTGAAGCGTCTGAAAATCCGCCATGTTTATCAGCGCCGTCAGATCGTTGGCGTGTCTCAGTATGTGATTGATGACATGGTCCAGCAGGTGGGTGTGCAACCGCTGCGTACAAAGGTGATCCCCAATCCCTTTGATTTTACCCGTATCCACCAGCTGGCGGCCGAGCCCTGTTCGCTGGCTGGCAGCGATTATCTGCTGCACGTCGGACGCTTTCACGAAACCAAACGGCACGATCGCCTGCTGGAAGCTTACGCGCGGAGCGGCATCAGCGCACCGCTGGTGCTGGTGGGTCAGGGAAGTGAAAAGGCGACGCAAAAATTGCGTGAGCGCGCCAGCAAATTAGGCATCGCAGACCGGGTGCGTTTTGAAGGCTTTCACTGCAATCCTTATCCGTGGATCCGCCATGCGCGCCTGCTTATCGTCAGCTCTGACAGCGAAGGATTCGGCAACGTGCTCATCGAAGCCCTGAGCTGCGGCACGCCAGTGGTTAGTACCAACTGCCCTGGCGGCCCGCGCACGATTCTGAGCGGCGATCTGGCGCGCGGCCTGGCGGAAATGAATGCCGCTTCGCTGGCGGCGAAAATGCAGGAAATCTATGCCCGCCCGCCTGAGTTGCACGATCTGGACTTAAGCATTTATAGTTTGAGCGTTATTTGCCAGCAATACCTGCAGTTACCTCAGGTTGCAGAAGCCTCCTTCTTAACGGCACAACACGTTTCAGATTAA